In Scophthalmus maximus strain ysfricsl-2021 chromosome 13, ASM2237912v1, whole genome shotgun sequence, the genomic window aCATTGATAAAAACAGTGATCCTAGCCCCTCTAACTGGGCTGTGAGCCTGGGGTCTGTGCTGCGCTCTGGGGTAGGAGCCCAGGTCATTCCCATCCAGAGGGTCCTCATTCACCCAGCTTTCAACGGCACCAACATGGACTATGACGTTGCCCTGCTGGAGCTGGCAGTGCCGGCTCCCGTGTCTTACACCATCCAGTCCGTCTGTCTCCCCTCACCGGCGCACATCTTCCTGAAGGACGCCGAGTGCTTCATCACAGGCTGGGGATCCATGAGGGAAGGaggtgagagaagaagacaacTGGCATGAGACGCAGTTATCCAGAAAGTGTTTTACAACTGCTTAGTGTCATAAACAAGGTGGAATGTTTAGGTGTAATTTTAATTAGTATCTCAAGTCAGAGGAGTGTAAATGTAAGAAAACATCGGAAGACCAAAAACGTCCATATTGTTATGACTATTAAACTTTGTGAATGTGCATAACTCACTGATATAATTGTTTACCTTTCACCAGGTTCATTGACCAACCTGCTGCAGAAGGCTGCAGTGAACATCATTGAGCAGGCAGACTGCCAGCAGTCGTACGGGAACGTGCTGACTCCTAACATGATGTGTGCTGGTTACATGGAGGGAGGCAAGGACACCTGTTTGGTAAGTCGCTGTACATCGTACTCTgtgacaaaaataacttttactcAACCTGGAAATGGGCCAGAGGCCTGGCTGGTACAGTCTTGGCATTATCTGAGCAGTAAGGTTGTCGACCAAGATTACACTCAGTGGCTCTGGGAAACCGTGAGATGGCTCGgatcaacattttcacagtgGATGGTTAATCAGGTCAAAGAGATGCAAACGTTGGCCTTAAGTTTTTAGAAGTTTTTAGGTTAAAATGgtagaataaatataaaaaatgttgaggAAGTTGGTTTGGAATTGGATGGAAGGATGATTATCCCATCAGAGTCAGACTTGAATTTCTAGGGAAGTCTTTATTGAGAGGAAAGAGCACTGGAATATAGAAAGATGTGATCATGCGTGGGAGTCTTTTACAGTTTCTGTGTTCCTTTGTATTCTTTCTATGAGGGGGGGAGTAAGGAAAGACATTTGTTATTTTGGAATGGGTGAATTTTGAGGGAAATAGTGAGAAGGGGGGGGTTTGTATGTCTAGGGACTAGTGGGTAGGGGTATTGTTGGGTTGGTGTGGGGGGGAAGTAGGGATAGGGGGTTTTTGGGTGTTTACAATAACATATGTTTGGACTGTTGGTATTAGTGTATGAGAGAAGTTATGGTAGGTGTTAGGTGAGGTTTTAGATATTGGTAAATGGTATATGGGGTAAGGTGGGGTGATGGGGGTGGGGTGTTGATAGAATTTGCATTGAAAGGGATtagtagtttgtgtgtgtgtttggaggattattttatgtttgtggATGTAGGTTTGTGGGGAAATGGTGCTGGAAGGTAAGTTTTAAGGATGTATTTTATTTGGTGAATTTTGAATATTGGATTGTGGGATGGGTTGCTTATGGAAGAAATTGGGGTAAGTGGATGTGTGAAGTTATTTTTGGAGTATTTGTTTgactggtgaggtggggaggtgtttgttgggttttattgttttttgttgggaGTTAGTTGCATGGTGTTTAGGTtacatggtggggttggtgtTTATATGTGGTGTTtttataagttttttttttagggtatTAAGGTGGAGATTTTTGATGGGTTGGGGAGAAATGATTAGGATTTGATGAAATATGAGGGAAGTTGAGATTGGGAAGGATATGTCAGatgcttttggtttttggaggaaaaagggttaggctgttttttttgttggattaaagaaataaattaaatggtTAGTCAGGTGAAATGTTTGGTATTAGCTTTTATGGTAATTATTTTATGGGGGGAGAATGAGTAGGGCTGATTAGGGGTTTGAGGGTTGGATTGAAGGTTTTAAAATGGGGTGGTGATTGTGAAATTATGGGTTGTTTAAGAGGGAGGATAGAATGGAAAGAGTGGAAGAGAACATTTGTCTTTCAAGggtatttatattgtatttgaGGCTTAAATACAAGTTCGCGGTTGTGAAAACACCAATTTTGATGATTCTAAGTAGGTCTCAAGCATGTTAAGGAAAGCCTGCGTTGTCTTTCAAGGGCTCCAGTTCTGCTGCTTATTCTCTAGGCACAAATACAGAGTCTCTCTGAGCAGAGCCACAATGACAAGAATGGAAACAGACACACTGCTGACAGTGTTTTAGGAGAGTCCTGTTTTTTCAATTATCAGTATACTGCATCTTAATTACACAAGCAATTGAAAACGAGAAAATGTCCACCTTAGTTTCATGGAAATAAGATATCAGCTTGAATGAAGTGTTTATATTTAAGCACATAGTTATGAATATGCCAAACAACAAAGACCATAGTGCCGCAGTTGACTAATTTGCCAATGTATGCCTCATTCCAACAACatgtttactttgtgttttattgcttaTACAATTCTGGAGCATTGGTGGCTAGAGcatatcccagcatgcactgtgCCAGATGAAGGTTGTGTGACATGTAAAGAAAACGTATTCACGCTCATGATCACATTGCAGCTTGTAACAGTGCACGCTTACTTGTTAACCAgagaatttattattattataacatgaaaataaaatgaatcaaacttGGACACTGAACTGTTCCTCAgagcaaagtgaaaaaagtCCACAGACACATTGTTATGGCTAGAGTCCACAGGCCCTCCTTGCCTGTCTGTGAGGTACGGTGACAGGAGTTGTTGCTGCCACGACATATACCTTCGTGCACAGCTCGTGACCTCCAGCGGTGCACTGTGCTCCTCCACACTGGAAGCAGCAGTctgggggagacggaggggccGAAGAGAGGGATGTTCACATGCGAGCCCTTTCCCTCTGTAGTCTGGAGTTGTACGTCCGGGACACGGTGTTCCAGGCATCCATATACCGGTCCATACACATGGCAATACATTTCTGTGAGGCCGAGAGCAGAGAGGTTAGGGAGCAGACAACCCACAACATGTTCAGCAGTGTggggtgtttaaaaaaataaataaatctgtagCTCAGTTACTTCCATTAGATTGTGTCAATTATTTTCCCCAATCAATCTTATGAAcctaaaaaaatctgtaactGCCCATTACAACTACCCAGAACTTGATTGACAGATTCCAGGCTTCAAATTTCAGGCCAATTCTCATATTTGAGAGGCTGGGACCagtcaatattgttttttagttttttttaaaaatcctggtAGATTACTTTCCCCTTTagttccagctgctgcagcagtaaCCTCCTGTATGGCCCAACACACATACCTGCTCAGAGTTGTCCAGTGTGCTTCCAGGTTTTCCTATGCACTTCTTGAAGCATTTGTCTGTCATCCTCTGAAACACGAATGGAAATAATACTGATAgtaattattcattcattcattgctGGCAGCTGAACTTCACTCCAGTCACCATTACTCCCccatgttcagttcagttccaGGTTGACGTAACTAGCTTAGCACCgctcacacacctgcagcagctcctgcgCGTTAGCCACCGCGATCTGGACCTTGACCTGCTCCATGATGGTGCCGGTGTCCATCTTCCCGCCCGACCCGCCCGCCGAGAAGTCGGAGCCGAACCCGTCCATTGCTTTTCACCGGGTTTCTTGTTTCTTAGCAAACACGTGTGAGGAGCCGCCGCTGGCTTGAGTCGGAGCTAACGTTAGTCGCCGATGCCCTTGACGGCGGCGGAAGGCTGTGTACGTCACTTCcgtgtgtggggagggggcggggcgatTCCGagtcatgggaaatgtagtttgtGTGGACAGGGTTGAAATTAGGGGGAaaaatcaacagacacaaatacacacacacacacacacacattcatggtTGCCACACGGTGGTGATAGACTCCACGTTATCTCCAGTTTGCCCTTTCCCTCTGAGTAGGATACAGAAGAGAAGGCTGCCTATTGTTTGGAGCAACACTTTGATATTTAATCCACACGTTAGATTcaaaatttgattgatttttaatttttttaattcaaggcTGCTATGGCCTAAAAACCCATGTCTCTACATTTAGTTGGTAATATCCAGTAACGAGGGGCCAGTTATGTCTTTGATATATGCAATTTTAAAACACataacacaaaaatgaatgccttttgtgtgtttcagccgAATGTTCTGTATCAAACACATTCGTGTATGaattatgtttgtgtatgtgtgtgtgcaaaacatCTCAACAGGCTTTTTTGTCTTATCTTGAAAATTCTTGAATGTCTTGAaaataaatttcaaaaaaacaccTTGCATAATCTTAATGGTCATATTCTTGTTATCCATTGTTCATAATGTGTTCTTGCAGGTCAGTCATCCAAAGGCTGTCATTGTTAACTGCTCGGCCAACTTGACTGAAGCTGTCAACTTGCCtgggtaaataaataaattaatattttcaaagCAAAACTACTTGGGAAGTAGGAGCTGACTACATAAATAGTAAGCGATAAAAGCCTCTGCATTGTTTGGTGTCGAGTCATGAGCGTGAGGATGACCCACTCCTACGACCCCTCTCCTTACATTTCAGACAGGGTGACCTCATCGAGGAGACCACCTGCCTCGAGCGAACAAAAAATGTGGTACAGTGAGTTTGCAGGCAACAATGCAGCGACGGTTACTGTCATCAAAACCAACACCCTGTGAATGCTTTGTGGCAAATGCTGGGGGCATTGAGGAGCGATTGTGGGGGGTCTGATTAGTGGCGTGTCTGCCAAAGAGTAATTAATGAGCAGTTACACaatgcacatgcaaacacacacatgtgcacacacattcgCATATGTCCTCAGACCAGCTTAGCCATGGGGctgggtgggggaggggaggggaggattGGGTTAAAGTGCAGCAAAATGAATTAACCCTAGATTACAATCATGAGTTCATTAATCTAATCTTCTTAAATTCTTAATCTCCTGTAGGCACACTTGAGTGTATGAAAGCATTTGGCCCGGTCAGCTATATGTGGGAGGCTTTCGACACGCACCAGCAACAATggttatgaaaatgtaaactgccgatgtgtgtgtttattggtgTCAAACCCAGGTTACACAAGACAGTTAGTGGTTATTTCAGTACCTTCAAGTTTAAAAATTACTTTTGGTAACCTGAGATATGAGTGGCTCTCAAATTTAAATCCCTTACAAATTGGAAATAGTGGATAAAGAGGAAGCTGACTCTCTCTATGTAGTTtatcagtgtgtctgtgtgtctctgtctctctctctctcacacacacacacacacacacacacacacacacacacaccgataaGCGCAGACAGTcgagaaacagcagcagcttttaaTCTTCAAAAGCAGCTGAtgagcgacagagagagggaggagaaaccTGAGCAGTGTGAGCATGGACTCAGGTGTTGAAGTGATTCTCCCAGTCTGTCAGTGTGGAGAGAGTAATCCTGCTCAGAGCCTCTaatgtttgaattcaaatgagCTCATTTGAATcaccaaatatttaaaacatccCAAGTCATTTTAATCTTTCAAGGacttcttgttcttttttttcaccccaaCTTCTATCAATCACTTTTTTATCTTTCGTTGACTTTCACGTGAGTTTCAAAGCATGATGTTTTGGTCTGAACATCCCAGTAAACCATCGATCAAGCATGTACAGCAGGCAGCACATACTGGCACCCTTACAGTGAATTCATCATTAATGTCATTAACTATATCTGCAGACATGTTGGAACATGTCCCAACAAAGAACAATTATTTCCTTGTAAAGAAAAGGGACATTTGCATAGTACTTCTTTAAAATATgcttttatatttgaatttaatttgtatttaatcaTACAGCAATTACACCGAAtgcacacagggaaaaaaagccttGTTTTCTTAAAATTCTTCAGTTATAACTTCtgtgttgtatcatgttttaAGCAGCTCATGAAATTCCTCATATGTGCAGGCTGACTTGGCTGACACTTGACTGACCTGATTCTTGTCCCGATAGCCTGCCTGGAACTATGGGACATTcttgataaattcctgtgaacctcaCGAGCACATAAATCCTTCAGAAACTGCCTGGAATTCAGTTTGGAGAAACGATCTCATGGTCCTTCAGAAGGACTTTAACCTGCCATCATATGATCATCAAGACCGCCGGTTATGTGGAGGTGGCACTTTGGGCGAAGGCTGAGAACATGTGTCAGAGagttcatattttattgtattctctttttttgtgaatactGTATAAACTTTACACGTGGTGGGTATTTAATAAGCGTCTCCAATATATTTTATGCCTGCCAGTGAGGAAATTGTTTTCAAACAGTTCTTAGACcttcatcatttttaaaaatgtacaatatgcaTTACTGAACTGTTGGCTGTGTTGAAGGAACTTATAAACTCAGTATTTCTACAAACCAGAGCATAGAGATTCAGTCAGTCTTCACCTGATCAGGGCCCTAAGGGCTTTAAACTAAGACTTAAAGAAAACTTGAGGTCTGCTCCGACTCTCACTTCTTTCAGAATTAAGgttcaaacattatttttgccACAATCATATTCAATTCGGGCCTATCCCATTCATATCTATAACTGTAGTCTAAGCGCACTGTGATTTATCATCTGTCTTATCTTCAATGTTTTAGTCAACATTTAATTGATTGTTCTTCTTCTATTGTGTTTGCCACTGTTTGCCACAGTGTAATTTCTCATTTCTTACACTGCTCTGTTAGTTTTACTCTTTTATTTCctatcatctttatttatttatttttcatcctcCACTAAATGCTTATTTTGTATTGTGTCATGTTGCTTCTACAACTTATCATGATGTAAAGCAAGCACTTTGAAAAGCCTTGTTGTCGAAATGTGCTATGCAAATAAACTTGTTATTCTAACATTTCGAACAAATGTTAAAAAGGgctaaataaaatacaaaattacacATATTTACACGTATATTGTATATTCAGTACTTTCTGTACAtactacatatatattat contains:
- the timm13 gene encoding mitochondrial import inner membrane translocase subunit Tim13, which produces MDGFGSDFSAGGSGGKMDTGTIMEQVKVQIAVANAQELLQRMTDKCFKKCIGKPGSTLDNSEQKCIAMCMDRYMDAWNTVSRTYNSRLQRERARM